In a genomic window of Verrucomicrobiota bacterium:
- the nth gene encoding endonuclease III — protein MPSPTRIIKERATAILRKLRATYPDAHCELNFSNPLELLVATILSAQCTDKRVNLVTATVFKKYRSAQDYASVPQEVLEQEIKSTGFFRAKARNIRLMAQDLVAEHNGEVPATIEALTSLAGVGRKTANVVLGNAFNITEGIVVDTHVTRLARRFQFTRQSDPGKIEQDLLRLVPREDWIMVSHWLIWHGRRRCFARNPDCAGCELAGLCPSFSEPALKSPSKRPGKRAGLPPA, from the coding sequence ATGCCTTCTCCGACCAGGATTATCAAAGAACGAGCGACAGCGATTCTCCGGAAATTGCGGGCGACTTACCCTGACGCCCACTGTGAGTTGAACTTTTCCAACCCGCTGGAACTGCTCGTCGCCACGATTTTATCGGCCCAATGCACTGATAAGCGGGTGAATCTGGTAACGGCGACCGTGTTCAAAAAATACCGGTCGGCTCAGGACTATGCCTCGGTTCCTCAAGAGGTCTTGGAACAGGAGATCAAATCGACCGGCTTTTTCCGGGCAAAGGCCCGTAACATCCGGTTGATGGCCCAGGATCTCGTCGCCGAACATAACGGCGAAGTTCCGGCCACGATCGAGGCACTCACGAGTCTGGCGGGGGTGGGACGCAAAACCGCCAACGTGGTGCTCGGCAACGCGTTCAACATCACGGAAGGCATTGTGGTCGACACGCACGTGACCCGGTTGGCGCGTCGCTTTCAATTTACCAGGCAGAGTGATCCCGGAAAGATTGAGCAAGACCTGTTGCGCCTGGTGCCGCGGGAGGATTGGATCATGGTGAGCCACTGGTTGATCTGGCACGGGCGCCGGCGTTGTTTCGCACGCAACCCGGATTGCGCAGGTTGCGAATTGGCCGGCCTCTGTCCTTCCTTCAGCGAACCGGCGCTCAAGAGCCCGTCCAAACGTCCGGGAAAACGGGCCGGACTCCCACCGGCCTGA